A region from the Bradyrhizobium erythrophlei genome encodes:
- a CDS encoding sugar-binding protein produces MNGSMKKLMVPLLATAAALAMATGMAQAQQKKTIALVTNVAADFWTIAGRGLEKAQKEHAEYNIELIVTNEGTAAGQRRELDDLLVRGIAGISISVDDAPHATEELNKVAAKTVLITTDSDAPQSNRLAYIGTDNVAAGRQAGEEIKKALPNGGKIALFVGTMDADNARERVQGIKEAIAGTKVELVDVFTDQVDFAKAKANMENVLVKYPDIALLSGLWSYETPLIYDAVKAAGKAGKVKIVGFDEDQRTLRGVSDGTIESTVVQQPYEFGYLSATNIIKTLNGDKSWIPAGGKLIVPTKVISKANVADFTANLKDLLKK; encoded by the coding sequence ATGAACGGATCAATGAAGAAATTGATGGTGCCGCTGCTCGCGACCGCCGCTGCGCTCGCGATGGCCACGGGGATGGCGCAGGCCCAGCAGAAAAAGACCATCGCGCTGGTGACCAACGTCGCGGCCGACTTCTGGACCATCGCAGGTCGCGGGCTTGAGAAGGCGCAGAAGGAGCACGCGGAATACAATATCGAATTGATCGTCACCAACGAAGGAACGGCGGCGGGCCAGCGGCGCGAGCTGGACGACCTGCTGGTGCGCGGCATCGCCGGCATCTCCATCTCCGTAGACGATGCGCCGCACGCAACCGAAGAGCTCAACAAGGTTGCGGCCAAGACTGTGTTGATCACCACCGATAGCGACGCGCCGCAGAGCAATCGTCTCGCCTATATCGGCACCGACAACGTCGCGGCCGGGCGGCAAGCAGGCGAGGAGATCAAGAAGGCGCTGCCGAACGGTGGCAAGATCGCACTGTTCGTCGGCACGATGGACGCGGACAATGCCCGCGAGCGGGTGCAGGGTATCAAGGAAGCGATCGCCGGCACCAAGGTCGAACTGGTTGACGTGTTCACCGACCAGGTGGACTTCGCCAAGGCCAAGGCGAATATGGAGAACGTGCTCGTCAAATATCCCGACATTGCGCTGTTGTCCGGCCTTTGGAGCTACGAGACCCCGCTGATCTATGACGCGGTCAAGGCGGCGGGCAAGGCCGGCAAGGTGAAGATCGTCGGCTTCGACGAGGACCAGCGCACGCTGCGGGGCGTTTCCGACGGCACGATCGAGTCTACGGTCGTGCAGCAGCCATACGAGTTCGGCTATCTCTCCGCCACCAACATCATCAAGACGCTGAACGGCGACAAGTCCTGGATCCCCGCGGGCGGCAAGCTGATCGTGCCGACCAAGGTGATCAGCAAGGCCAACGTCGCGGACTTCACCGCAAATCTGAAGGACCTGCTGAAGAAGTGA
- a CDS encoding ROK family protein yields the protein MIDQAEPPRRVSNMARGSNRGRLVEVLRRQGPLPRVELARSTGLSFPAISGLTSRLIADELLCETETAATSWSDDTDEEDADGLNSRRRGRPAVLLTLNPEFGRIIAVSVRMNLIETLIADFRGSGLAQSRLALPTRALDAGALCDLVIAQINAMLDATATPRRQLLGIGIALQGIVNADTGWTLWSPALSITDVDLATPTRQAFGVEVVIANDAVAVALALTAAEPALAQGLSATIMVGHGIGMGVVVDGEARWGAGSEIGHVKLAPDGPQCRCGQRGCIEAYLADYALYRDARTFLDLPPADSQQPSEAQMALLRERALRGDPRLEHLFQQAGRALAEAVAATISVLRPHHVILAGPGLMAFDMMRRAYEARLEQAVLPWLLKSTAIYLRPSESAAIVDGMVRRTLRVVDRNQMEATE from the coding sequence ATGATTGACCAGGCTGAGCCGCCCAGACGTGTCTCGAACATGGCCCGCGGATCAAACCGCGGCCGCCTCGTCGAAGTCCTACGACGTCAGGGGCCGTTGCCGCGCGTGGAGCTTGCCCGCAGTACAGGGCTAAGCTTCCCCGCCATTTCGGGCCTGACGTCGAGACTGATAGCGGACGAGCTGCTGTGCGAGACCGAGACCGCGGCAACCTCGTGGTCCGACGATACCGACGAAGAGGATGCGGACGGGTTGAATAGCCGTCGCCGTGGCCGACCGGCCGTGCTGCTGACCCTGAACCCGGAGTTTGGGCGCATCATCGCAGTCTCTGTACGCATGAACCTGATTGAGACGCTGATCGCGGATTTCAGGGGCTCCGGCTTGGCGCAGTCGCGACTTGCGCTCCCGACGCGCGCTCTCGATGCAGGCGCGCTGTGCGATCTCGTGATCGCTCAGATCAATGCGATGCTCGATGCGACGGCGACGCCGCGCCGTCAGCTGTTGGGAATCGGGATTGCGCTGCAAGGCATCGTGAACGCCGACACCGGCTGGACGCTGTGGAGTCCGGCGCTGTCGATCACCGACGTCGATCTGGCGACGCCGACGCGTCAGGCGTTCGGGGTCGAGGTCGTGATAGCGAACGACGCCGTCGCAGTTGCACTCGCCCTCACAGCCGCTGAACCGGCATTGGCGCAGGGCCTCTCAGCCACGATCATGGTCGGTCACGGCATCGGGATGGGCGTCGTCGTCGACGGTGAAGCGCGCTGGGGCGCGGGCAGCGAGATCGGCCATGTCAAGTTGGCGCCGGATGGTCCGCAATGCCGCTGCGGCCAGCGCGGCTGCATCGAGGCCTATCTTGCCGACTACGCGCTCTACCGCGACGCCCGCACCTTTCTCGACCTGCCGCCGGCCGACTCGCAGCAGCCGTCCGAGGCGCAGATGGCTCTGCTGCGCGAGCGCGCACTGCGCGGCGATCCCCGCCTCGAGCACCTGTTCCAGCAGGCAGGCCGCGCGCTTGCAGAGGCTGTTGCCGCAACGATCTCGGTGCTGCGCCCACACCATGTAATCCTGGCGGGCCCCGGCCTGATGGCATTTGACATGATGCGGCGCGCCTATGAGGCGCGGCTCGAGCAAGCGGTGTTGCCATGGCTGCTCAAGTCCACGGCGATCTATCTGCGTCCAAGCGAGTCGGCGGCCATTGTCGACGGCATGGTGCGGCGGACGCTGCGGGTCGTGGACCGAAACCAGATGGAAGCGACCGAGTGA
- a CDS encoding sugar ABC transporter ATP-binding protein: MAEILFELAGISKSYPGVMALDDVSLRVYRGQVLGLIGENGAGKSTLMRVLGGVIAPSQGVIRIGGNDQARMTVNEATQAGIAFVHQELNLFENLDVAANVFIGREKLVGGPLKLVNNTEMRARVTPLLERLGADFTPDTLVDNLSIAERQMVEIAKALSIDARVIIMDEPTSSLTISETERLLEVIADLKAHGIAVIYISHRLGEIMTCADRVVVLRDGRTVGELARDELSHAAMIRLMIGRDLKALHTPPKRPPQPGGCDIIGLVTTAFPDRQVDLSVGHGEILGLAGLVGAGRTSLARAAFGIDPLLGGEIRIDNAPVDVASPRDAIRQGIYLVPEDRKKSGLVLELPIRENVTLASLLNHARMWLVSGAAERKVAKEQVRRLSIKAPSIDMEAVTLSGGNQQKVVLGKWLSMQPRVMFFDEPTRGIDVGAKGEIYALMRELADQGVAIVMISSDMEEVIGVSDRVAVMHEGSVSGVLERPQFSEYNVLRLAMGQALETVEAAAP; this comes from the coding sequence ATGGCGGAAATCCTGTTCGAACTCGCCGGGATCAGCAAATCTTATCCCGGGGTCATGGCTCTCGACGATGTCAGCTTGCGCGTTTACCGCGGCCAGGTGTTGGGCCTGATCGGTGAGAACGGCGCCGGCAAGTCGACGCTGATGCGCGTGCTGGGCGGCGTGATCGCGCCGAGCCAGGGCGTGATCCGCATCGGCGGCAACGATCAAGCCCGGATGACGGTGAACGAGGCGACGCAGGCCGGCATCGCCTTCGTGCATCAGGAACTGAATCTGTTCGAGAATCTCGATGTCGCCGCGAACGTCTTCATCGGACGCGAGAAGCTTGTCGGCGGCCCGCTGAAGCTGGTGAACAACACTGAGATGCGCGCCCGCGTGACGCCGCTGCTGGAGCGGCTGGGCGCCGATTTCACCCCGGACACGCTGGTCGACAATTTGTCCATCGCCGAGCGTCAGATGGTGGAGATCGCCAAGGCGCTCTCGATCGACGCCCGCGTGATCATCATGGACGAGCCGACCTCCAGCCTGACAATTTCGGAGACTGAACGGCTGCTGGAGGTGATTGCCGATCTGAAGGCGCACGGCATCGCAGTGATCTATATCTCGCACCGGCTCGGCGAGATCATGACCTGCGCTGACCGCGTCGTGGTGCTGCGCGACGGGCGCACAGTTGGGGAGCTGGCGCGGGACGAGTTAAGCCATGCCGCAATGATCCGGCTGATGATCGGCCGCGACCTGAAAGCGCTGCATACACCGCCGAAACGGCCGCCGCAGCCGGGCGGCTGCGACATCATCGGCCTCGTGACCACCGCCTTTCCCGACCGGCAGGTTGATCTTTCCGTGGGGCATGGCGAGATCCTCGGCCTGGCGGGGCTCGTGGGCGCTGGCCGCACCTCTCTTGCCCGCGCGGCCTTCGGCATTGACCCGCTGCTGGGTGGCGAGATCAGGATCGACAACGCACCGGTCGATGTTGCGTCGCCGCGGGACGCGATCAGGCAAGGCATCTATCTGGTGCCGGAGGACCGCAAGAAATCCGGGCTCGTGCTGGAGCTGCCGATCCGGGAGAACGTGACGCTGGCGAGCCTGCTCAATCATGCGCGGATGTGGCTGGTCAGCGGGGCGGCCGAGCGCAAGGTCGCGAAAGAGCAGGTGAGGCGCCTCTCCATAAAGGCGCCGAGTATCGATATGGAGGCCGTGACGCTCTCCGGCGGCAACCAGCAGAAAGTCGTGCTGGGCAAGTGGCTTTCCATGCAGCCGCGCGTGATGTTCTTCGACGAGCCGACCCGCGGCATCGATGTCGGTGCCAAGGGCGAGATCTACGCGCTGATGCGCGAACTCGCCGACCAGGGCGTCGCGATCGTGATGATCTCCTCGGACATGGAGGAGGTCATCGGCGTTTCCGACCGGGTGGCGGTGATGCATGAAGGGAGCGTCAGCGGCGTGCTCGAGCGCCCGCAGTTCAGCGAATACAACGTGTTGCGGCTAGCAATGGGCCAGGCGCTGGAAACCGTGGAAGCGGCTGCGCCATGA
- a CDS encoding ABC transporter permease: protein MIKKELGLGLLLVVISAITGAINPAFLSLVNLLNMANLIGLFGVFALGEGLVIITGGIDLSLGSMFALLGVVFVDLLTTYEIPWPFALLAVLLGGLALGGIQGSLITRLKMQPFIVTLCGLLIYRGAARYYTTDSTRGFGYGDEAGTLSNIASGNVAGIPNTFILLIILALILGVLLHRSVYGRWLYAVGKNEEAARFSGISTNFVIATAYIISGGLAGVSTVLFVFYTNSVSPSSFGNFYELYAIAAAVLGGCSLRGGEGSILGIVLGTALLQVLQNLVNILGIPNSLNFAVMGTVILIGVLADHQLQARRRRKVALAGLARTAPRPTLVQGQQGASSRGADALPARTGDQA from the coding sequence ATGATCAAAAAAGAACTCGGCCTGGGGTTGCTGCTGGTGGTGATCTCCGCCATCACGGGCGCGATCAATCCGGCCTTCCTGTCGCTGGTGAACCTGCTGAACATGGCCAATCTGATCGGCCTCTTCGGTGTGTTTGCGCTTGGCGAGGGGCTTGTGATCATCACCGGCGGCATCGACCTTTCGCTCGGCTCGATGTTCGCGCTGCTCGGCGTCGTATTCGTCGACCTTCTGACGACCTATGAGATTCCTTGGCCCTTCGCGCTGCTGGCCGTGCTGCTGGGCGGGCTGGCGCTGGGCGGCATCCAGGGTTCCCTGATCACCCGGCTGAAAATGCAGCCGTTCATCGTGACGCTGTGCGGGTTGCTGATCTATCGCGGCGCCGCCCGTTACTATACGACCGATTCGACACGCGGCTTCGGCTACGGCGACGAGGCCGGGACACTGAGCAACATCGCCTCGGGCAATGTCGCGGGCATCCCGAACACCTTCATCCTCCTGATCATCCTTGCGCTGATCCTCGGCGTGCTGCTGCACCGTTCGGTCTACGGGCGCTGGCTTTATGCCGTCGGCAAAAACGAGGAAGCGGCGCGCTTCTCCGGCATCAGCACAAATTTCGTGATCGCGACCGCCTATATCATCAGCGGCGGGCTCGCCGGAGTTTCAACGGTCTTGTTCGTGTTCTACACGAACTCGGTCTCTCCGAGCTCCTTCGGCAATTTCTACGAGCTCTACGCGATCGCGGCTGCCGTCCTGGGCGGGTGCAGCCTGCGCGGCGGCGAGGGCTCTATTCTCGGTATCGTACTGGGGACCGCGCTGCTGCAGGTGCTCCAGAACCTCGTCAATATCCTGGGCATCCCCAATTCCCTGAACTTCGCGGTGATGGGGACGGTCATTCTGATCGGCGTGTTGGCGGATCATCAATTGCAGGCCCGTCGGCGGCGCAAAGTGGCGCTGGCCGGCCTCGCCCGCACGGCGCCGAGACCAACACTTGTGCAAGGACAGCAGGGCGCATCATCGCGCGGCGCGGACGCGTTGCCGGCGAGAACGGGCGATCAGGCATGA
- a CDS encoding tripartite tricarboxylate transporter substrate-binding protein, whose protein sequence is MRGTLGQPLIIENVSGAAGNIGVGRVARAAPDGYTLVTGFWGTHVVNGAIYALPYDVVNDFEPILLMSRNAQIIVARKTMPANDLKRLIDWLKANPDVAAAGTSGAGSPQHVFGVFFQHATGTHFRFVPYRGAAPTMQDLVSGQIDLVFADQTTSLPQVRTGNIKAYAVTGNSPLAAAPDIPTVDEAGLPGFYCSVWSALFAPKGTPKDIIAKLNAAAVGALAGTAVRERLAELGQQIVPREEQTPEALAALQRAEIEKWWPIIRAAGIRAD, encoded by the coding sequence ATGCGGGGAACGCTCGGCCAACCACTCATCATCGAAAATGTAAGTGGTGCGGCCGGCAACATCGGCGTCGGCCGGGTCGCCCGCGCGGCGCCCGACGGCTACACACTCGTCACCGGATTCTGGGGCACGCATGTTGTGAATGGCGCGATCTACGCGCTGCCCTATGACGTCGTGAATGATTTCGAACCCATCCTTTTGATGTCGCGAAACGCGCAAATTATCGTCGCCCGGAAAACCATGCCGGCAAATGACCTCAAGCGTCTCATCGACTGGTTGAAGGCCAATCCGGACGTGGCGGCGGCCGGGACCTCGGGCGCGGGCAGCCCGCAGCATGTCTTTGGCGTGTTTTTCCAACATGCCACCGGCACGCATTTCCGGTTCGTGCCCTACCGGGGCGCTGCTCCGACGATGCAGGACTTGGTAAGCGGACAGATCGACCTGGTGTTCGCCGACCAGACCACCTCCCTGCCGCAGGTTCGCACCGGCAATATCAAGGCCTATGCGGTAACAGGCAACAGCCCCTTGGCGGCAGCCCCGGACATTCCAACGGTGGACGAGGCCGGATTACCCGGGTTCTACTGTTCTGTCTGGAGTGCGCTGTTTGCCCCCAAGGGCACACCGAAGGATATCATCGCCAAGCTCAACGCCGCCGCCGTGGGTGCGCTCGCCGGAACTGCGGTACGCGAGCGGCTGGCCGAGCTCGGACAGCAGATCGTGCCGCGCGAAGAGCAAACACCCGAGGCGCTCGCCGCCCTGCAACGGGCCGAGATCGAAAAATGGTGGCCGATCATCAGGGCGGCCGGCATCAGGGCCGATTAA
- a CDS encoding SDR family NAD(P)-dependent oxidoreductase — protein sequence MQGAIYPSLKDRTVLVTGGGSGIGEAIVRQFVGQGSRVGFLDIDLKASKQLLASQPAHASVHFEHADLRDIGALRRAIAGVREAFGPITILVNNAARDDRHAIEDVTPEYWDERIAINLKHQFFSAQAVAPDMIQAGGGSIVNMGSVSWVIGQGNMPCYTTAKSAVQGLTRALARDLGPNNVRVNSILPGWIMTQRQHDLWLTPEGEAELMQRQCLKRKLMPDEIARVVLFFAADDSGACTNQNYIVDGGWA from the coding sequence ATGCAGGGCGCCATCTATCCAAGCCTCAAGGACCGGACTGTATTGGTGACCGGCGGTGGTTCCGGCATCGGCGAAGCCATCGTTCGCCAGTTCGTCGGCCAAGGCTCGCGGGTCGGTTTCCTCGACATCGATCTGAAGGCCTCAAAGCAGTTACTGGCCAGCCAGCCGGCGCATGCCAGCGTGCACTTCGAGCACGCCGATCTGCGCGACATCGGCGCCTTGAGACGCGCGATCGCCGGCGTCCGCGAGGCGTTCGGGCCGATCACCATCCTGGTCAATAACGCGGCCCGCGACGACCGTCACGCGATCGAGGACGTCACGCCGGAATACTGGGACGAGCGGATCGCCATCAACCTGAAGCATCAGTTCTTTAGTGCCCAGGCGGTTGCGCCGGACATGATCCAGGCAGGGGGCGGTTCGATCGTCAACATGGGTTCGGTGAGCTGGGTGATCGGTCAGGGCAACATGCCCTGCTACACCACCGCCAAGTCCGCGGTTCAGGGCCTAACCCGTGCGCTCGCCCGCGATCTTGGGCCGAACAACGTGCGGGTCAATTCCATCCTGCCCGGATGGATCATGACCCAGCGGCAGCACGATCTTTGGTTGACGCCCGAGGGTGAGGCCGAACTCATGCAGCGCCAATGCCTAAAGCGCAAGCTCATGCCGGACGAAATCGCCCGCGTCGTCCTCTTCTTCGCGGCCGACGACAGCGGCGCCTGCACCAATCAGAACTACATCGTCGATGGCGGCTGGGCCTAA
- a CDS encoding carbohydrate porin, with amino-acid sequence MLRRFVNTARACGVGIALSSLLSGAVHAADFSTKAPPLPYATADDFWTRPYLFGDLGRTKLKEQGIDLGLTLGDEAVGNVTGGSKNTAANAGQLWFGAKFDLAKLAGIQGGTVGLTLVDRFGKNLNTEADIPALQLTNEVFGRGNILRLTQLYYSQKLFDDRLELKGGRLPVGSDFFFGLCEFINLTFCGGQPGNIQGGYIYNWPVSQWAGVVHYKLAPEFTVSVGVYDANPNYLTTSESSTYFLPGVPASSPASGVMVPVELVWTPKAPLNGTWRLGGWYDSASTIDGGLPGIISTIPGIGGVPDQNLGDQRGRYGIYESILQRLTVDGPDAQGWYTFLNSTFADHRTSYQDYQIALGFRHTGTFSWRPKDEVGFAVGTTHVNSAALSPNAGGNEVPIEAWYGWQATGWLNLKFDAQYVINPGGRGYNGAGVKTDNAVVLGLRTEVHF; translated from the coding sequence ATGTTGCGCAGATTTGTGAACACCGCACGTGCGTGCGGTGTGGGGATTGCTTTGTCATCGCTGTTGAGCGGTGCAGTACATGCGGCCGATTTTTCAACGAAAGCTCCTCCTCTTCCTTATGCGACGGCCGACGATTTCTGGACGAGACCGTATCTGTTCGGCGATCTCGGCAGGACGAAGCTGAAGGAGCAGGGCATCGATCTGGGCCTGACGCTGGGTGACGAAGCCGTCGGCAACGTAACGGGTGGAAGCAAGAACACCGCAGCCAACGCCGGTCAGTTGTGGTTTGGCGCGAAGTTCGATCTGGCGAAGCTTGCCGGCATCCAAGGCGGCACGGTCGGCCTCACGCTGGTCGACCGCTTCGGCAAAAATCTGAATACCGAAGCGGACATTCCCGCCTTGCAGCTGACCAACGAAGTGTTCGGCCGCGGCAATATTCTGCGCCTGACACAGCTCTACTACTCGCAGAAGCTTTTCGATGACCGCCTCGAACTCAAGGGCGGCCGTCTTCCCGTCGGCTCCGACTTCTTCTTCGGTCTGTGCGAGTTCATTAACCTGACCTTCTGCGGCGGCCAGCCCGGCAACATCCAGGGCGGGTACATCTATAACTGGCCGGTGAGCCAGTGGGCCGGTGTCGTCCACTACAAACTGGCCCCGGAATTCACGGTGTCGGTCGGCGTCTACGACGCCAATCCGAATTATCTGACGACTTCGGAGTCCAGCACCTACTTCTTGCCGGGCGTCCCCGCCTCAAGCCCCGCCAGTGGCGTGATGGTGCCGGTGGAGTTGGTCTGGACGCCGAAGGCTCCCTTGAACGGGACCTGGAGACTTGGCGGCTGGTACGACAGCGCGTCGACCATTGATGGTGGCCTTCCGGGTATCATCTCCACCATCCCGGGCATCGGTGGCGTCCCGGATCAAAATCTCGGGGATCAACGCGGCCGCTACGGCATTTATGAGTCGATCCTTCAGCGGTTGACCGTTGACGGTCCCGACGCGCAGGGTTGGTATACCTTCCTCAATTCGACCTTCGCCGATCACCGGACTTCGTACCAGGACTACCAGATCGCCCTCGGCTTCAGGCATACCGGAACGTTTTCCTGGCGCCCCAAGGACGAGGTTGGCTTCGCGGTGGGCACAACCCACGTGAATTCGGCCGCCCTCAGCCCCAATGCCGGCGGCAACGAAGTTCCGATCGAAGCCTGGTACGGATGGCAGGCGACCGGCTGGCTGAACCTCAAGTTCGACGCACAGTATGTGATCAATCCTGGCGGGCGCGGGTATAATGGCGCCGGCGTGAAGACCGACAATGCCGTGGTTCTTGGTCTGCGCACCGAGGTCCACTTCTGA
- a CDS encoding sugar ABC transporter ATP-binding protein, with the protein MPERFLELIDISKIYPGVVALDRVDLSVSRGEVIALLGENGAGKSTLMRVLGGVEEPSSGIIRIDAMEQRSLTVAAAIKAGIAFVHQELNLFDNLDVAGNVYIGREPVHGGPLKLIDRKRLYGQVRPLLDRLGADFEPDAPLAGLSLAQRQLVEIIKALSLDARLVIMDEPTSSLTLTETDRLMRVIAGLKADGVSIIFITHRLNEVMQCADRAVVLRDGRVVGALTRAELAPAAMILLMVGRDLKSLYVPPAAPPGDSVLDIVEAVTDTYPARAVSLSIRRGEILGLAGLVGSGRSELARAIFGVDPLRGGAIRLDGEPIRIATPRAAIEHGIYLIPEDRKSSGLLLDVSITENISLPDLASYLRFWLVNTARETENAHRLCERLKIRTPNVGTAVGSLSGGNQQKVVLAKWLSMRPKVLIFDEPTRGIDVGAKQEIYDMLRRLADGGVAILMISSDMEEVIGVSDRIAVMHEGAVSGFLDRSQFSEHNVLQLAVGHTV; encoded by the coding sequence ATGCCGGAGCGGTTCCTCGAACTGATAGACATCAGCAAGATTTATCCGGGGGTAGTCGCCCTCGATCGCGTCGACTTGTCCGTGTCTCGTGGCGAGGTGATTGCGTTGCTCGGCGAGAACGGCGCCGGCAAGTCGACGCTGATGCGTGTTCTCGGCGGCGTGGAAGAGCCGAGCAGCGGCATCATCCGGATCGACGCCATGGAGCAGCGGTCTCTCACCGTGGCGGCCGCGATCAAGGCGGGTATCGCCTTCGTCCATCAGGAGCTAAATCTTTTCGACAATCTCGATGTTGCGGGCAACGTCTATATCGGCCGCGAGCCCGTGCATGGCGGGCCGCTAAAGCTCATCGACCGCAAACGGCTCTATGGCCAGGTGCGGCCACTGCTCGACCGACTCGGCGCCGATTTCGAGCCCGATGCGCCGCTCGCCGGTTTATCGCTCGCCCAGCGGCAGCTCGTCGAGATCATCAAGGCGCTATCGCTCGATGCGCGCCTCGTCATCATGGACGAGCCGACCTCCAGCCTGACCCTGACCGAGACCGACCGTCTGATGCGGGTCATCGCGGGGCTCAAGGCTGACGGTGTCAGTATAATCTTCATCACACACCGCCTCAACGAGGTGATGCAATGTGCCGATCGCGCGGTGGTATTGCGCGACGGGCGCGTGGTCGGCGCTCTCACCCGCGCCGAACTTGCGCCGGCTGCGATGATACTTCTGATGGTCGGGCGTGACTTAAAATCGTTATACGTACCGCCCGCAGCCCCTCCCGGCGACAGCGTGCTCGACATCGTCGAGGCCGTTACCGACACGTACCCGGCTCGCGCCGTGAGCCTGTCGATCCGCCGCGGCGAGATACTCGGTCTCGCCGGGCTCGTCGGCTCTGGACGCTCGGAGCTTGCTCGCGCTATCTTCGGTGTCGATCCGCTCCGCGGCGGCGCGATCAGGCTCGACGGCGAACCGATCCGCATTGCCACACCGCGCGCGGCGATCGAGCATGGGATTTATCTGATTCCGGAGGACCGCAAGAGCTCGGGTCTGCTGCTCGACGTCTCTATCACGGAAAACATCTCGCTGCCGGACCTCGCCTCCTATCTGCGCTTCTGGTTGGTGAACACCGCGCGCGAGACTGAGAACGCGCACCGGCTATGCGAGCGCCTCAAGATCCGTACGCCCAATGTCGGCACCGCCGTGGGTTCATTGTCCGGAGGCAATCAGCAGAAGGTCGTCCTCGCCAAATGGCTCTCGATGCGGCCAAAAGTGCTGATCTTTGACGAGCCGACGCGCGGCATCGACGTCGGGGCCAAACAGGAGATCTACGATATGCTGCGGCGCCTCGCTGACGGGGGCGTCGCGATACTGATGATCTCCAGCGACATGGAGGAGGTCATCGGGGTCAGTGATCGCATCGCGGTCATGCACGAGGGCGCAGTTTCGGGGTTTCTTGATCGCAGCCAGTTCAGCGAGCACAATGTGCTTCAGCTTGCCGTCGGCCATACAGTCTAA
- a CDS encoding sugar-binding protein: MQRLLVVGASVAFAMTLGLGSADAADKKVLAFVVNGASDFWKIAEAGVKKAQAELPNYDLQFKYPEQAAAAVQQRVMDDLVAAGAAGIMVSAVDPKNQTEQLNKVAAQTVLFTTDSDAPQSKRVAYIGSSNTDLGKEAGKLMLKALPNGGKCVGFVGLPGADNARERIEGVKETIKGSKVDLVDVRGDEIDQTRAKRNVEDILAAMPDVNCLVGFYSYNTPRIYEVLKEAGKLEKIKIIGFDEDPITLGGVKEGSIVGTVVQQPFEWGYQGMKLMANYLQGEKSEIPASGVIIVPGKVIDKSNVDDFMGQMKQMLHK; the protein is encoded by the coding sequence ATGCAGCGTCTTTTGGTTGTGGGTGCGTCCGTTGCGTTCGCGATGACGCTGGGTCTCGGGTCTGCGGACGCGGCTGACAAGAAGGTTCTGGCCTTCGTCGTCAACGGCGCGTCCGACTTCTGGAAGATCGCCGAGGCCGGAGTGAAAAAGGCGCAAGCCGAGCTGCCTAATTACGACCTTCAGTTCAAATATCCTGAACAGGCCGCGGCCGCTGTGCAGCAACGGGTGATGGACGACCTCGTGGCGGCGGGCGCCGCGGGAATCATGGTCAGCGCCGTGGATCCAAAGAATCAGACCGAACAACTCAATAAGGTCGCCGCCCAGACGGTGCTGTTCACCACCGACAGCGACGCCCCGCAATCGAAACGCGTTGCCTACATCGGCTCGTCCAACACCGATCTCGGCAAGGAAGCCGGTAAGTTGATGCTGAAGGCATTGCCAAATGGCGGCAAGTGCGTTGGCTTCGTCGGACTGCCCGGGGCCGACAACGCGCGGGAGCGCATCGAAGGCGTCAAGGAGACGATCAAAGGCTCGAAAGTCGATCTCGTCGACGTTCGCGGCGACGAGATCGATCAGACGCGCGCCAAGCGCAACGTGGAAGACATTCTCGCCGCCATGCCCGACGTGAACTGCCTCGTCGGCTTTTATTCCTATAACACGCCGCGCATCTACGAGGTGCTGAAGGAGGCGGGCAAGCTCGAGAAAATCAAGATCATCGGCTTTGACGAGGACCCGATCACGCTCGGCGGCGTCAAGGAAGGCAGCATCGTCGGCACCGTCGTGCAACAGCCGTTCGAGTGGGGTTACCAGGGCATGAAGCTGATGGCGAACTATCTCCAAGGCGAAAAGTCGGAAATTCCAGCGAGCGGCGTCATCATCGTCCCCGGCAAGGTGATCGATAAATCGAACGTTGACGACTTCATGGGGCAGATGAAGCAGATGCTGCACAAGTAG